In Salinigranum marinum, one DNA window encodes the following:
- a CDS encoding alginate lyase family protein: MLPDPMRTHNTDTDDTASLDSFSRHAVDGPLTRAKLTLCTISNLRRQQLLGVIERKARHAVVPRLPVDFDQWYTRRVPDPLRVSLSPLQAATDALSRCLLPRTKQSHRSDLNAFDEGTLAFIGETVELDADRTIEWENSQLSDVPLLWWLKFQSLEVLDWFLFGEGAPARSAEFVSEVLDPWLRTMVSRTTIGSSEYLRRDWIPHAVSLRIMRLCRYCAWLAANDMLATRGFILAFTYKNALFLRNHIEHDVGGNHLVENAVALLMAGLVFDDSAEWVETGEQLLVESAETQFLADGGHFERSPMYHVMVLTRYLTAVDLLDGYERPVPTRLRTTAREATVFLRDLTPPDGRIPLLNDSVFDEMLAIPEVLDYADFLGIQSDDSGSELGASGYYWLGEGADRMLVDGGAVGPPHLPGHSHVDLLSVMLWLDGQRVLTDTGVYQYVADRRRVYARSVQAHNSVRVGNSGPIEVGGQYLMGSRVDPEVVSYRNDDNGEFVGRYRTKRLFSPGYQHTRSITTDRHTWAVTDSISGEPNQPITSRLHFHPDTTVEPQGENDFSILRQSGSLLGHLTVDTHIEAELLRTPYFPRFGEQRGRDTVELGYRVGRNGFSISLPE; encoded by the coding sequence ATGCTCCCTGATCCGATGCGAACACACAATACAGACACAGACGATACGGCCTCGCTCGACTCGTTCTCACGACACGCCGTCGACGGACCACTCACGAGGGCGAAATTAACACTGTGTACGATATCGAACCTCCGCCGCCAACAGCTGCTCGGCGTTATCGAACGGAAGGCAAGACACGCGGTCGTCCCGCGGCTGCCGGTCGACTTCGACCAGTGGTACACGCGGCGAGTTCCCGATCCCCTGCGGGTGTCGCTCAGTCCACTACAGGCGGCCACCGACGCGCTCAGCCGGTGTCTCCTGCCTCGAACGAAACAGTCGCACCGGTCGGATCTCAACGCGTTCGATGAGGGGACGTTGGCGTTCATCGGCGAAACGGTGGAACTCGACGCCGACCGAACGATCGAGTGGGAGAACAGCCAGCTCTCCGATGTTCCGCTGCTTTGGTGGCTGAAGTTCCAATCGCTCGAAGTGCTGGACTGGTTCTTGTTCGGCGAGGGAGCCCCGGCTCGGAGCGCGGAGTTCGTTTCGGAGGTACTCGATCCGTGGCTGCGAACGATGGTGTCGAGAACGACCATCGGGTCGTCCGAATACCTCCGACGTGACTGGATCCCGCACGCGGTTTCCCTGCGGATCATGCGACTCTGTCGGTACTGTGCGTGGCTCGCCGCCAACGACATGCTGGCCACTCGCGGGTTTATTTTAGCGTTCACGTACAAGAACGCGCTCTTCCTTCGAAACCACATCGAACACGACGTCGGGGGCAATCACCTCGTAGAGAACGCAGTCGCGCTACTTATGGCTGGGCTCGTTTTCGACGATTCAGCCGAGTGGGTGGAGACCGGAGAGCAGTTACTCGTCGAATCCGCGGAGACGCAGTTCCTCGCTGACGGTGGTCATTTCGAGCGGAGCCCCATGTACCACGTCATGGTTCTCACGAGGTACCTGACGGCAGTTGATCTGCTGGATGGGTACGAACGACCAGTTCCCACACGACTTCGAACGACGGCTCGGGAGGCCACTGTGTTTCTCAGAGACCTCACACCGCCCGATGGACGGATTCCGCTGTTGAACGACTCCGTCTTCGACGAAATGCTGGCCATCCCCGAGGTGCTCGATTATGCGGACTTCTTGGGGATCCAGAGTGACGACAGTGGCTCCGAACTCGGTGCATCAGGGTACTACTGGCTCGGGGAAGGCGCTGATCGAATGCTCGTCGACGGAGGGGCGGTCGGACCCCCACACCTTCCCGGCCACTCCCACGTAGACCTCTTGAGCGTCATGTTGTGGCTCGACGGTCAGCGGGTGCTCACCGATACCGGCGTTTACCAGTACGTGGCTGACAGACGACGGGTGTACGCGAGAAGCGTTCAGGCACACAACTCCGTTCGAGTCGGCAACTCGGGGCCGATCGAGGTCGGCGGCCAGTATCTCATGGGTTCCCGTGTCGACCCCGAGGTCGTCTCGTATCGCAACGATGACAACGGGGAGTTCGTCGGACGCTACCGAACGAAGCGTCTCTTTTCACCTGGATACCAACATACGCGCAGCATCACCACTGATCGACACACCTGGGCTGTGACGGACTCCATCTCGGGAGAGCCAAATCAACCGATCACGTCACGCCTCCATTTTCACCCGGATACGACCGTCGAACCGCAGGGTGAGAACGACTTCAGTATCCTCCGTCAGTCCGGGTCGCTACTGGGACACCTCACCGTCGACACGCATATTGAGGCGGAGCTGCTCCGCACGCCGTACTTCCCTCGATTTGGTGAACAGCGTGGACGAGACACGGTCGAACTCGGGTACCGAGTCGGGAGAAACGGGTTCTCAATCTCGCTCCCGGAGTGA
- the aglF gene encoding UTP--glucose-1-phosphate uridylyltransferase AglF has product MKAVVLAAGEGTRLRPLTEDKPKGMVEVDGKPILTHCFERLAELDATEFVVVVGYMKEEIISHYGDEFEGIPITYAHQREQKGLAHALLCVEEHIDDDFMLILGDNIFAANLDDVVRRQQEDRADAAFLVEEVPWEEASRYGVCVTNDYGEITDVVEKPEDPPSNLVMTGFYTFTPAIFHACELVQPSNRGELEISEAIHLLLQSGRTIDAIGIEGWRIDVGYPEDRDEAERRLQEA; this is encoded by the coding sequence ATGAAAGCAGTCGTCTTGGCGGCAGGCGAGGGAACGCGTCTCCGGCCGCTGACCGAGGACAAACCGAAGGGCATGGTCGAAGTGGACGGCAAACCGATCCTCACGCACTGTTTCGAGCGACTCGCGGAACTAGACGCCACGGAGTTCGTGGTCGTCGTCGGCTACATGAAAGAGGAGATCATCAGTCACTACGGGGACGAGTTCGAGGGGATACCCATCACGTACGCCCACCAGCGCGAACAGAAGGGGCTCGCCCACGCGCTCCTCTGCGTGGAAGAACACATCGACGACGACTTCATGCTCATCTTGGGCGACAACATTTTTGCTGCGAACCTCGACGACGTGGTTCGCCGCCAGCAGGAAGACCGCGCCGACGCCGCGTTCCTCGTCGAGGAGGTTCCGTGGGAGGAGGCCTCGCGGTACGGTGTCTGTGTGACGAACGACTACGGTGAGATCACCGACGTCGTCGAGAAACCGGAGGATCCTCCGTCGAACCTCGTGATGACCGGCTTCTACACGTTTACACCGGCGATCTTCCACGCCTGTGAGTTGGTCCAACCGTCCAACCGCGGGGAACTGGAGATCAGCGAGGCGATCCACCTGTTGCTCCAGAGCGGTCGGACGATCGACGCCATCGGAATCGAGGGGTGGCGAATCGACGTTGGCT